The Wolbachia endosymbiont of Ctenocephalides felis wCfeT genome includes a region encoding these proteins:
- a CDS encoding ParB/RepB/Spo0J family partition protein, which produces MRDERRLGRGLAGLIGDNYSNKEDRQEYLPVALLHPSKFQPRKHFDEESLKELASSIEKSGIIQPIVVRKDSNNDGYEIIAGERRWRASKIANLDSAPVIIKDLSDKACLEISIIENIQRQDINPIEEGEAYRKLINEFSYKHEELASVVGKSRSHITNMIRMLSLPDSIKMMINEKKLSMGHARALINIENAEDIAEKIVSQDLSVRQTEELLQKSNYKSKNNNTKERKSEDIAVIESTISAKLGLNVKINDKNSKGKVMICYNNLDELNLILKTLSKNHR; this is translated from the coding sequence ATGAGAGACGAAAGGAGGTTAGGAAGAGGCCTCGCTGGCTTAATAGGGGATAATTATAGTAACAAAGAAGATCGGCAAGAATATTTACCTGTTGCACTGCTTCATCCAAGTAAATTTCAGCCAAGAAAGCACTTTGATGAGGAGTCGCTAAAAGAATTGGCAAGTTCGATAGAAAAAAGTGGCATTATACAGCCCATTGTAGTGCGTAAAGATTCAAACAATGACGGTTATGAAATAATAGCTGGGGAACGTCGCTGGCGAGCAAGCAAGATTGCAAATCTTGATAGTGCGCCAGTTATCATAAAAGATTTAAGTGACAAAGCATGTCTTGAAATATCCATTATTGAAAACATTCAAAGACAAGATATCAACCCGATAGAAGAAGGTGAAGCATATAGAAAATTGATAAATGAATTTTCCTATAAGCATGAAGAGCTAGCTTCAGTTGTAGGTAAAAGCCGTAGCCACATAACTAATATGATTAGAATGCTATCGCTTCCTGATAGTATCAAAATGATGATTAATGAAAAAAAGTTATCTATGGGTCATGCAAGAGCATTGATTAATATTGAAAATGCAGAAGATATTGCAGAAAAAATAGTGTCTCAAGATCTAAGTGTGAGACAAACTGAAGAGTTATTACAAAAAAGTAATTATAAGAGTAAAAACAACAATACAAAGGAACGTAAAAGCGAAGATATAGCAGTTATAGAAAGCACTATATCTGCCAAGCTTGGTTTAAATGTTAAGATTAATGATAAAAATTCTAAGGGTAAGGTTATGATATGTTACAATAATCTTGATGAATTGAATTTGATATTAAAAACTTTAAGTAAAAACCATCGATAG
- a CDS encoding pyridoxal phosphate-dependent aminotransferase — protein sequence MSDLAERMSLIKPSPTIDVTDKANKLKSEGKKICVLAAGEPDFDTPDHIKKAAIQAINEGKTKYTAVDGTRELKEAIIKKLKRDNNLEYQLNQICVGTGAKQVLFNLFMATINPGDEVIIPAPYWVSYLDMVSLFGGVPVVVECGQNFKLTPELLKSKITKKTKWLILNSPNNPSGAVYSSDELKGLAQVLLEYPHVNVVKDDIYEHIIYDEKFFTIAQVEPKLFDRVFVVNGVSKAYAMTGWRIGYIAGKSNVINAISTLQSQSTSNPNSIAQAAAVEALNGDHSFLQERTEVFKNRRDFMVEKINSALGLSVSVPHGAFYLFVSCEGLVGKSTKSGKVINNDLDFSEYLLEDHLVAVVPGIAFGMENFIRISYAASQEQLEIGCSSIIKACQELV from the coding sequence ATGTCAGATCTTGCAGAAAGAATGTCCTTAATTAAGCCGTCACCCACCATTGATGTGACAGACAAGGCAAATAAATTGAAAAGTGAAGGAAAAAAAATCTGCGTTTTAGCTGCAGGAGAACCAGATTTTGATACTCCAGATCATATAAAAAAGGCAGCTATTCAAGCAATCAATGAAGGGAAAACTAAATATACTGCAGTTGATGGAACACGTGAATTAAAAGAGGCTATAATTAAGAAACTAAAAAGAGACAATAATCTTGAGTATCAATTAAACCAGATTTGCGTTGGTACTGGCGCTAAACAAGTCCTATTTAATTTATTCATGGCAACGATTAACCCTGGAGATGAAGTCATTATCCCTGCTCCTTATTGGGTTTCATATCTTGATATGGTAAGCCTTTTTGGTGGAGTGCCTGTTGTTGTAGAATGCGGACAAAATTTTAAGCTGACACCAGAATTATTGAAAAGCAAAATTACTAAAAAAACTAAATGGTTAATTCTCAACTCACCAAACAATCCATCAGGTGCTGTGTATTCGAGTGATGAATTAAAAGGTCTAGCACAAGTGCTACTTGAATATCCACATGTGAATGTCGTCAAAGATGATATTTATGAACATATAATATATGATGAAAAATTTTTCACCATCGCTCAGGTTGAACCAAAGCTTTTTGATAGGGTTTTTGTAGTAAATGGAGTGTCAAAAGCATATGCAATGACAGGTTGGAGAATAGGTTATATTGCAGGTAAAAGCAATGTAATAAATGCTATTTCCACATTACAATCTCAGAGCACTTCTAACCCAAACTCAATAGCGCAAGCGGCAGCAGTTGAAGCATTAAATGGCGATCATAGTTTCTTGCAAGAAAGGACAGAGGTTTTTAAAAATCGTAGAGATTTTATGGTAGAAAAAATAAACTCTGCTCTAGGATTATCGGTATCCGTACCACATGGTGCATTTTATTTATTTGTCTCATGCGAAGGTTTAGTAGGAAAAAGCACAAAAAGCGGCAAAGTAATAAATAACGACTTGGATTTTTCCGAATATTTGCTAGAAGATCACTTGGTTGCTGTAGTTCCTGGAATTGCATTTGGCATGGAAAATTTCATTAGAATTTCTTATGCTGCTTCTCAAGAACAGTTAGAAATTGGATGCAGTAGCATCATCAAAGCATGTCAAGAATTAGTGTAA
- a CDS encoding type IV secretory system conjugative DNA transfer family protein encodes MSNGNHLRNILIAGVVAFTVLEFCFLLSGVLFFLLVDGPDAVDFRTINPSLAPFPEALWPTIFEYIQDCWHRPEVYSLELKIKLIISFTLPISLLIIILWNLKDRVVEWRPFKKKESLHGDSQWATEKDIRKAGLRSKRGLLLGKDKRGYFIVDGFQHALLFAPTGSGKGVGFVIPNLLFWNDSVIVHDIKLENFELTSGWRKQQGQEVFVWNPAQPDGISHCYNPLDWISNKPGQMVDDVQKIANLIMPEQDFWQNEARSLFVGVVLYLIASPEKVKSFGEVVRTMRSDDVVYNLAVALDTMGKIIHPVGYMNIAAFLQKADKERSGVVSTMNSSLELWANPLIDTATATSDFNILTFKKKKISVYVGLTPDNLTRLRPLMQVFYQQATEFLCRKIPGPDEPYGVLFLMDEFPTLGKMEQFQTGIAYFRGYRVRLFLIVQDTEQLKGIYEEAGMNSFLSNSTYRITFAANNIETANLISQLIGNKTVTQESLNKPKFLDLNPASRSLHISEVQRALLLPQEIIMLPRDEQIILIESTYPIKSKKILYYSDSTFTKRLLKETFVPTQEPYDPNKVAASAAANKDKVVDEESKAIEGPNDIDYPVESNAEDAVYDEQKEVDNETNEFDDEEYEEDDENFDEEESDGFDDDEDTDEEESDGFDDEEDIGKEESDRFDDEEDIDEEEDWDEDELEDSPSKK; translated from the coding sequence ATGAGCAATGGAAATCACTTACGCAATATTCTGATAGCAGGTGTAGTAGCTTTTACTGTATTAGAATTCTGTTTCTTGTTATCAGGTGTACTATTTTTTCTATTAGTTGATGGTCCAGATGCTGTAGATTTTAGGACAATTAATCCTAGTTTAGCACCTTTTCCTGAAGCACTTTGGCCAACTATTTTTGAGTACATACAAGATTGTTGGCATCGCCCGGAAGTGTATAGCCTTGAGCTCAAAATTAAATTAATTATATCTTTTACACTACCTATTTCACTCTTAATAATTATTTTGTGGAATTTAAAGGATAGAGTAGTTGAATGGAGGCCATTTAAGAAGAAAGAGTCACTGCATGGAGATTCGCAGTGGGCAACAGAAAAAGATATACGAAAGGCAGGATTAAGAAGCAAAAGGGGGCTATTACTTGGTAAAGATAAGAGGGGATACTTTATCGTTGACGGTTTCCAGCATGCTTTGCTCTTTGCGCCTACAGGTTCTGGTAAGGGTGTCGGTTTTGTAATCCCTAACTTATTGTTTTGGAATGACTCAGTAATCGTACATGATATAAAGTTAGAAAACTTTGAGCTGACAAGCGGTTGGAGAAAGCAACAAGGGCAGGAAGTATTTGTGTGGAATCCAGCACAACCAGATGGAATAAGCCATTGTTATAATCCACTTGATTGGATTAGTAATAAGCCAGGACAAATGGTTGATGATGTTCAGAAAATAGCCAATCTAATTATGCCAGAGCAAGATTTTTGGCAAAACGAAGCAAGAAGTTTGTTTGTGGGAGTGGTGTTATATCTCATTGCTTCACCAGAGAAGGTTAAATCTTTTGGTGAAGTTGTGCGTACTATGCGTAGTGACGATGTGGTTTACAATCTGGCTGTCGCATTGGATACAATGGGTAAAATAATACACCCTGTTGGATACATGAATATTGCAGCTTTTTTGCAGAAAGCTGACAAGGAAAGATCTGGTGTTGTATCAACTATGAACTCATCACTTGAGCTATGGGCAAATCCATTGATTGATACTGCAACTGCAACGAGTGATTTTAATATTTTAACCTTTAAAAAGAAGAAAATAAGTGTTTATGTTGGCTTAACTCCTGATAATTTAACTAGATTAAGGCCTCTAATGCAGGTTTTCTATCAGCAAGCAACTGAATTTTTATGTAGAAAAATACCAGGTCCAGATGAGCCCTATGGTGTGTTATTTTTAATGGATGAGTTCCCTACACTTGGAAAAATGGAGCAATTTCAGACAGGTATTGCATATTTCCGTGGTTATAGAGTGAGATTATTCTTAATTGTTCAAGACACTGAGCAGCTAAAGGGGATATATGAAGAAGCGGGAATGAACTCTTTTCTATCAAATTCAACATATAGAATAACTTTTGCAGCAAATAACATTGAAACAGCTAATTTAATATCACAACTTATAGGAAATAAAACGGTCACACAGGAATCTCTCAATAAACCTAAATTTTTAGATTTAAATCCTGCTTCAAGGTCACTACATATCTCTGAGGTACAGAGGGCATTGCTGCTACCTCAGGAAATTATTATGCTGCCGCGTGACGAACAAATCATTCTGATAGAGTCAACTTACCCAATCAAGTCAAAGAAAATTTTGTATTATAGTGATAGTACTTTTACTAAAAGGTTGCTTAAGGAAACTTTTGTACCTACGCAAGAGCCATATGATCCAAATAAAGTCGCAGCTTCCGCTGCTGCAAATAAAGATAAAGTTGTAGATGAAGAAAGTAAGGCTATTGAAGGGCCTAATGATATTGATTATCCTGTTGAGTCTAATGCTGAAGATGCAGTGTATGATGAGCAAAAGGAAGTCGATAATGAAACTAATGAGTTTGACGATGAAGAATATGAAGAAGATGATGAAAATTTTGATGAAGAAGAGAGTGATGGATTTGATGACGATGAGGATACTGATGAAGAAGAGAGTGATGGATTTGATGATGAAGAAGATATTGGTAAAGAAGAGAGTGACAGATTTGATGACGAAGAAGATATTGATGAAGAGGAAGACTGGGATGAAGATGAGCTTGAGGATAGTCCATCTAAGAAATAA
- the virB11 gene encoding P-type DNA transfer ATPase VirB11, with protein MNYAALDTYLEPLQGIFQEEGVNEISINRPKEVWIENRGEIRCEKLEIFDLNHLKSLARLIAQATEQKLSEETPLLSATLPNGYRIQIVFPPACEPDKVVMSIRKPSSMQLALDDYEKMGAFSETVIEVVDDPVNRHLDSLLKKKKIKEFLEYAVINKKNIIISGGTSTGKTTFTNATLHAIPAEERIITVEDAREIVLSDHPNTVHLIASKGGQGRAKVTTQDLIEACLRLRPDRIIVGELRGAEAFSFLRAINTGHPGSISTLHADSPAMALEQIKLMVMQANLGIPPDQIIPYIKNVIDIVIQLKRGNGGKRNISEILFTRSLSQNA; from the coding sequence ATGAATTATGCTGCACTTGATACATATTTGGAGCCGTTACAAGGCATATTTCAAGAAGAAGGCGTAAATGAAATATCAATAAACAGGCCAAAAGAAGTCTGGATTGAAAATCGTGGTGAAATAAGATGTGAAAAGCTCGAAATATTTGATCTTAATCATTTAAAATCTCTGGCAAGGCTAATAGCTCAAGCAACAGAGCAGAAGCTTAGCGAAGAAACTCCTTTACTTTCTGCAACATTGCCAAATGGCTATCGTATACAGATAGTATTCCCGCCAGCATGTGAGCCTGATAAAGTGGTTATGTCAATTCGTAAGCCTTCCAGTATGCAATTAGCGTTGGATGATTATGAAAAAATGGGAGCTTTTTCCGAAACTGTCATAGAAGTTGTTGATGATCCGGTAAATCGTCATTTAGATTCATTGCTTAAGAAAAAGAAAATAAAAGAATTTTTGGAGTATGCTGTAATAAATAAGAAGAATATCATCATAAGTGGAGGAACTTCAACTGGTAAAACAACTTTTACCAATGCTACTTTGCATGCTATTCCAGCTGAAGAAAGAATTATTACTGTTGAAGATGCAAGAGAAATTGTTTTGAGCGATCATCCCAATACAGTTCATTTAATTGCTTCCAAAGGAGGGCAAGGCAGAGCGAAAGTTACTACTCAAGATTTAATAGAAGCATGTCTACGTTTAAGGCCAGATAGAATAATAGTTGGTGAACTTCGTGGTGCAGAAGCGTTTAGTTTCCTGCGTGCCATAAACACTGGTCATCCTGGGTCAATATCAACCCTTCATGCGGATAGTCCAGCAATGGCTCTTGAGCAAATAAAACTAATGGTTATGCAAGCAAATCTTGGTATTCCTCCAGATCAAATTATACCATATATTAAAAATGTAATAGATATTGTGATTCAGCTGAAAAGAGGTAATGGGGGAAAAAGGAATATTTCTGAGATATTATTTACTAGATCTTTGAGTCAAAATGCTTAA
- a CDS encoding TrbI/VirB10 family protein, whose product MNKNNSENESEIESKVVTVGSTQGYRALMVVALLLLLGGVYYFYFSSPSEESTEVIKKEETKQDIQDLKKKLEQVPDNVMVPERIITNPLPPLPPLLTPQVIPEVKPIQKEEEIKKGEEKPKESPVSNIPILPKNLPHSNLPTTFSPSLTSMGSSGYPRDRRGTQMLALSGGGDRKSRSKDAVLSDTAAQSSKATRAGKFGLMIAQGKIIDVILETAINSDLQGMLRAVVSRDVYAEAGDMVLIPRGSRLIGGYSFDSNIAKARVTINWNRVILPHGIDIAISSPGTDELGRAGVGGIVDNKVTSALFSSILLAGVSVGSAVLGQKASNLVDTLSAADTVKSITATEIDISPLKDIIGEEAKNIPSDKWKLGIGAINKIRHAKNDQELLKTVKEEIAKALGGTISADSIPITLEDINQLFRQVSKKSKSVYETAIEQSINDFSKDMRDIVNRQIDKKPTIYVDQGTALKVFVNQDIVFPPQAILNK is encoded by the coding sequence ATGAACAAAAATAATTCAGAAAATGAGTCAGAAATAGAAAGCAAGGTAGTAACTGTTGGCTCTACTCAAGGTTATAGAGCATTAATGGTTGTTGCTTTATTATTGCTTCTTGGAGGAGTGTATTACTTCTACTTCAGCTCTCCTTCTGAAGAGAGTACAGAGGTTATTAAAAAGGAAGAAACAAAGCAAGATATTCAGGATTTAAAGAAAAAGTTAGAGCAAGTTCCAGATAATGTAATGGTGCCGGAAAGAATAATAACAAATCCTTTACCGCCTTTACCCCCTCTTCTTACACCACAAGTCATACCAGAAGTAAAACCAATTCAAAAAGAGGAAGAGATAAAAAAAGGAGAGGAAAAGCCAAAAGAATCTCCTGTATCAAATATACCTATATTGCCAAAAAATCTGCCTCACAGTAACTTACCTACTACTTTTTCACCTTCACTTACTTCAATGGGAAGTAGCGGTTATCCTCGTGATAGGCGTGGCACACAAATGTTAGCACTATCTGGCGGTGGTGACAGGAAAAGCAGGTCAAAAGATGCAGTTTTATCTGATACTGCAGCACAATCAAGTAAAGCTACCAGAGCAGGGAAGTTTGGACTTATGATTGCTCAGGGTAAAATTATTGATGTGATTCTTGAAACTGCAATAAATTCTGATTTACAGGGAATGCTGCGTGCAGTGGTGAGTAGAGATGTTTATGCCGAAGCTGGTGATATGGTTTTAATACCAAGGGGTTCAAGATTGATAGGTGGCTATTCGTTTGATTCAAATATTGCGAAGGCTCGTGTCACTATAAATTGGAATAGAGTTATTCTCCCTCATGGAATAGATATTGCTATTTCATCACCAGGTACTGATGAGCTTGGTAGAGCAGGAGTAGGTGGAATAGTAGATAACAAAGTAACTAGTGCATTGTTTTCTTCGATATTACTTGCCGGTGTTTCAGTTGGCTCAGCTGTTTTAGGGCAAAAGGCTTCTAATCTTGTTGATACACTAAGTGCTGCAGATACGGTTAAGTCAATTACTGCAACTGAAATAGATATTTCTCCTCTCAAAGACATTATTGGAGAGGAAGCAAAAAATATACCTAGTGACAAGTGGAAGCTGGGTATTGGTGCTATTAACAAAATTAGACACGCGAAAAATGATCAAGAGTTGTTGAAAACAGTGAAAGAGGAAATAGCAAAAGCACTGGGTGGTACAATTTCTGCCGATAGCATACCCATCACTCTGGAGGATATTAATCAATTATTTAGGCAGGTTAGTAAAAAAAGTAAATCTGTTTATGAGACTGCAATTGAGCAGTCGATCAACGACTTTTCTAAGGATATGCGTGACATAGTAAACAGACAGATAGACAAAAAACCTACTATCTATGTTGATCAAGGTACTGCATTGAAAGTATTTGTTAACCAAGATATAGTATTCCCTCCACAGGCGATATTGAATAAATAA
- the virB9 gene encoding P-type conjugative transfer protein VirB9: MNMCRVLLVLALLITSSFSASAGYNKPLAVDSRIKTFVYSSNEVFTVVFSQGYYSYIEFAEGEKVKSIAVGDAASWKISPYDNKLLIMPFEVSSRTNMIITTTKKRNYVFDLISRPNYDKHPPETDNKDDKPDYSTEKDISYIVRFYYPQDKEEFDIDDLDEVSTPTQMQYISENPEKVIEENDTKYNYAYVDEGGNKDIIPVILFDDGYLTYFKFRDHNRIPQIFAEDGSPCKRLLFDNYIIIKGVHKKLFVRYENDEVEIVNKSL, from the coding sequence ATGAATATGTGTAGGGTATTATTAGTTTTAGCTTTACTAATAACCAGCAGTTTCAGTGCATCCGCTGGCTATAATAAACCTCTTGCTGTGGATAGCAGAATAAAGACTTTTGTATATAGTTCCAATGAAGTGTTTACAGTGGTTTTTAGCCAAGGTTATTATTCCTATATTGAATTTGCAGAAGGAGAGAAAGTGAAGAGTATTGCAGTTGGTGATGCAGCAAGTTGGAAAATCAGCCCTTATGATAATAAATTGCTCATTATGCCATTTGAAGTCAGTAGTCGTACTAACATGATTATTACGACAACAAAAAAAAGAAACTATGTTTTTGATTTAATCTCAAGGCCAAATTATGATAAGCATCCTCCAGAAACCGATAATAAGGATGATAAGCCTGATTACTCTACTGAAAAGGATATATCTTACATAGTACGTTTTTATTATCCTCAAGACAAAGAAGAGTTTGACATTGATGATTTAGATGAAGTATCAACACCTACACAAATGCAGTATATTTCTGAAAATCCAGAGAAAGTAATAGAAGAAAATGACACAAAATATAACTACGCATATGTTGATGAGGGTGGGAATAAGGACATTATCCCAGTCATATTATTTGATGATGGTTATTTAACATATTTTAAATTTAGGGATCACAATAGAATACCTCAAATCTTTGCAGAAGATGGTAGTCCTTGCAAAAGATTATTGTTTGATAATTATATTATAATAAAAGGAGTACATAAAAAGCTATTTGTCCGTTATGAAAATGACGAAGTTGAAATTGTAAATAAGTCACTTTAG
- a CDS encoding virB8 family protein, producing MLKFFRREKSAEQPDQDINWNTSRYSTVVAQRNVLLLFALILLATISISILAIFKISTSSTVEPFVIEIEKKSGIVQLVDPVTVKQYSADEVLNNHFISEYIKAREVFDPYHYNYNYYTKVRLFSSSNVYNEFRSYIRSQNMDDLFNLYSDFIKTEFKIRSIQKLGSDIFQVRFTVEFTKKDGTSTKKNKIVLMSYRYASLEMDDQQRYVNPLGFQVISYRVDDEYV from the coding sequence ATGCTGAAGTTTTTTAGACGAGAAAAGAGCGCTGAGCAGCCAGATCAGGATATAAATTGGAATACAAGTCGATATAGTACAGTTGTTGCTCAAAGAAACGTTTTACTTCTGTTTGCATTAATATTATTAGCAACGATTTCCATCAGCATATTAGCTATATTTAAAATTAGCACTAGCAGTACTGTTGAGCCGTTTGTCATAGAAATTGAGAAGAAGTCTGGGATAGTGCAATTGGTTGATCCTGTGACAGTAAAGCAATATTCTGCAGATGAAGTTCTTAATAATCATTTTATTTCAGAGTACATAAAAGCAAGAGAAGTTTTTGATCCATATCACTATAATTATAACTACTATACCAAGGTGAGACTGTTTTCTTCATCAAACGTATATAATGAATTTAGGAGTTATATAAGGTCACAGAATATGGATGATCTTTTTAATTTATATTCGGATTTTATTAAAACTGAGTTTAAAATTCGTTCAATTCAAAAATTAGGTAGCGATATCTTTCAAGTGAGGTTTACTGTGGAGTTTACAAAAAAGGATGGAACTTCTACAAAGAAAAACAAGATAGTTCTTATGTCGTACAGATATGCATCACTTGAAATGGATGATCAGCAAAGATACGTTAATCCATTAGGATTTCAAGTTATTTCATATAGGGTAGACGATGAATATGTGTAG
- a CDS encoding GTP cyclohydrolase II encodes MLIKNQNGNKVERAIGEIRRGLPVVAYNKSNYLLFAAVEILERELFDQFQLISNNLYITLTASKMQHITQGKERSSKRLLIDDFDKLYRLISCLEEFNVKELQCSEEIDEYAISLLKLSELLPFALVVDMTFKNKREMQSWCKENDIIALDASLVSGFQQDQSIYEVCRTPLFLKQTQKANIVSYRTYNGRKEHYAIIVGNPDKEPLVRIHSSCYTGDLLDSLSCDCRSQLHQAIQAMIDAGGGVILYLMQDGRGIGLTNKLRAYNMQQEHIMDTVDANKILGFEDDERSFAVAAEMLKKLNIKKIQLLTNNDRKSLELESNGIEVTKCLPLIVERNEYNDFYMETKFGKLGHRLRVF; translated from the coding sequence ATGTTAATAAAAAATCAAAATGGAAATAAAGTAGAAAGAGCAATTGGTGAAATCAGGCGAGGTTTACCAGTTGTAGCGTATAATAAAAGCAATTATCTATTGTTTGCTGCTGTTGAGATTTTAGAACGAGAATTATTTGATCAATTTCAGCTCATTTCAAACAATTTATATATCACTTTAACTGCAAGTAAAATGCAGCATATAACTCAAGGTAAAGAACGTAGTAGTAAACGTTTACTGATAGATGATTTTGATAAATTGTACCGTTTAATAAGTTGCTTAGAAGAATTTAACGTAAAAGAACTGCAATGCTCTGAGGAAATCGATGAATATGCTATTTCCTTGCTTAAATTATCGGAATTACTGCCATTTGCATTAGTAGTTGATATGACTTTTAAAAACAAACGTGAAATGCAAAGTTGGTGCAAGGAAAATGATATTATTGCGCTCGACGCCTCACTCGTAAGCGGTTTTCAACAAGATCAGAGTATATATGAAGTATGCAGAACACCTCTATTTTTAAAGCAGACTCAAAAAGCGAATATAGTATCTTATAGAACTTATAATGGTAGAAAAGAGCATTATGCAATTATAGTAGGTAATCCGGATAAAGAGCCATTAGTGAGAATCCACTCTTCGTGTTATACGGGAGATTTGCTAGATAGTTTGTCGTGTGATTGCAGAAGTCAATTACATCAAGCAATTCAAGCGATGATTGATGCGGGAGGAGGTGTTATATTATACTTGATGCAGGATGGAAGAGGTATAGGTTTAACTAACAAACTCAGGGCATACAACATGCAGCAAGAACATATCATGGATACTGTAGATGCAAATAAGATATTGGGTTTTGAGGATGATGAGAGGAGCTTTGCTGTTGCAGCAGAGATGCTTAAGAAATTAAATATTAAAAAAATACAATTACTTACTAATAATGATAGGAAATCATTAGAGTTGGAAAGTAATGGTATAGAGGTTACAAAATGCTTACCACTTATTGTGGAACGTAATGAATATAATGATTTCTATATGGAAACAAAGTTTGGTAAGCTTGGCCATAGATTAAGGGTTTTTTAG
- a CDS encoding metallophosphoesterase family protein, which translates to MNIVRVFTFLVLSFITSLYSAHAEILYTWSQVIPENKLSVRAIIEGEACPIASIDGKKAEMSGRGLINNNEIVCELLADAGTKDVSINNIQIPVLPEKINKIAFIGDTGCRVNMLFQQECNSVDSWPLKKNLDSIALHEPDLIIHVGDYHYRKTKCRNAKKCGNIYGYNKEAWYADWFEPAKDILRRTPFLFVRGNHESCDRAHEGWFRYLDSYPFSPKCENFVSSWSLDAGPISFFTFDSSSGEDIFATQSEVDAFRREFNRLTQDKPTWFLTHRPLWRLPKKKFLTLRNHGHFAQIEAFGDKFPSNVTAIVSGHIHIAQILLMENAPDQIIIGNGGALLHAQDQEPVYNNVEFNYSNGKSYLASEVKNFFGFGFAILDLDNHEFTFYDQDNQKMHSAKLTEDFKLQ; encoded by the coding sequence ATGAATATAGTGAGAGTCTTTACCTTTTTAGTTTTATCTTTCATAACTAGCCTTTATTCTGCTCACGCAGAAATATTATACACATGGTCTCAAGTTATTCCTGAAAATAAATTAAGTGTACGTGCAATTATAGAGGGCGAAGCGTGCCCTATAGCTTCTATTGATGGCAAAAAAGCTGAAATGTCAGGTCGTGGCCTGATTAATAATAATGAAATAGTTTGTGAGTTATTGGCCGACGCAGGCACAAAAGATGTGAGTATCAATAATATACAAATTCCTGTGCTACCTGAAAAAATCAACAAAATTGCCTTTATCGGCGACACAGGTTGCAGAGTAAATATGTTATTCCAGCAAGAATGTAACTCAGTAGATAGCTGGCCCTTAAAAAAAAATCTAGACTCAATTGCGCTTCACGAACCAGATTTAATTATTCACGTTGGTGATTATCATTATAGAAAAACAAAATGTAGAAACGCCAAAAAATGCGGTAATATTTATGGATATAACAAAGAAGCCTGGTATGCCGACTGGTTTGAGCCTGCTAAGGATATTTTACGGCGAACTCCTTTTCTTTTTGTGCGTGGAAATCATGAAAGTTGCGATCGAGCTCATGAGGGATGGTTTAGATATTTAGATTCATATCCATTTTCACCAAAATGCGAGAATTTCGTTTCCAGTTGGTCTTTAGATGCTGGGCCAATAAGTTTTTTTACATTTGACTCCTCGTCTGGTGAAGATATTTTCGCAACTCAAAGTGAAGTTGACGCCTTTAGAAGAGAGTTTAATAGATTAACACAAGATAAACCCACGTGGTTTTTAACACACAGACCTCTGTGGAGATTACCAAAAAAGAAATTTCTAACACTACGAAATCATGGTCACTTCGCACAAATCGAGGCTTTCGGCGATAAATTCCCTAGCAATGTTACTGCTATAGTTTCTGGTCATATTCATATAGCTCAGATCTTGCTCATGGAAAACGCTCCAGATCAAATTATAATTGGCAACGGCGGTGCATTACTACACGCTCAAGATCAGGAGCCTGTTTATAACAATGTAGAGTTTAACTACTCAAATGGTAAAAGCTACTTAGCAAGCGAAGTTAAAAACTTCTTCGGCTTTGGTTTTGCAATATTAGACTTGGATAATCATGAATTTACTTTCTACGATCAAGATAACCAAAAAATGCATTCTGCAAAACTTACTGAAGATTTTAAACTTCAGTGA